From the genome of Candidatus Electrothrix communis, one region includes:
- a CDS encoding IS1634 family transposase has translation MGFEQKLTDLGLTRPQRHAAIGTIIGRMIQPGSELATHYWLQNKSGLGELIGSDFEEMNLYKFYQASDLLLKNKDEIESYLYKKERSVFQFKETITLYDLTNTYLEGSGKYNKLAALGKSKEKRTDCPLVTLGLVLDASGFPKRSEFFSGNVGEASTLEQMITELHEKCLNPQEKPTIVMDAGIATEENITWLKENGYKYIVVSRKRKREFCEQEAIVVKKSGENTVKAQRTINEKTGEIELYCHSTLREKKEQAMQDCSSTRFEEELKKLHSGLHKKYCTKKYEKVVEKLGRLKQQYSRSAQHYQVDVDKDEKTGNASQVTWKRKDKQNTQATHPGVYCLRTNHTQLDESALWHTYTMLTELEAVFRCLKSELGLRPIHHQITSRVSGHLFITLLAYHLVHSIRYRLKQHNIHSSWDGLRRQLDGQVLTTTSMKCEDGEMLHIRKSTAPEPRQQIIYDALEMPYYPGGTVRKKMKIKKSVVPRTNHQNP, from the coding sequence ATGGGATTTGAGCAAAAACTCACTGATCTGGGTTTAACTCGGCCCCAAAGACATGCTGCGATTGGCACGATTATAGGCCGTATGATTCAACCGGGCAGTGAACTGGCAACCCATTACTGGCTCCAAAATAAATCTGGTCTCGGCGAACTTATTGGAAGTGATTTCGAGGAAATGAACCTGTACAAGTTCTACCAGGCTTCCGATCTGTTGCTTAAAAATAAAGACGAAATAGAGAGCTATCTTTACAAAAAAGAAAGAAGTGTTTTCCAATTCAAAGAAACCATCACCCTCTACGACCTCACCAACACCTATCTTGAAGGCAGCGGTAAATATAATAAACTGGCAGCCCTCGGGAAATCTAAAGAAAAACGTACCGATTGTCCTCTTGTGACCCTTGGACTAGTTCTTGATGCCAGCGGATTTCCCAAAAGAAGTGAATTTTTTTCTGGTAATGTGGGCGAAGCAAGTACCTTGGAGCAGATGATTACAGAACTCCACGAGAAGTGCCTTAATCCTCAGGAAAAACCAACAATAGTTATGGATGCCGGGATTGCGACTGAAGAAAACATTACCTGGCTGAAAGAGAATGGTTACAAATACATAGTTGTCAGCAGGAAACGGAAGCGTGAGTTTTGTGAGCAAGAGGCAATCGTTGTTAAAAAGAGTGGTGAAAATACCGTCAAGGCACAGAGAACAATTAACGAAAAAACAGGTGAGATTGAGCTCTATTGTCACTCAACTCTTCGTGAGAAAAAGGAGCAGGCAATGCAGGATTGCTCTTCAACTCGCTTTGAGGAAGAGTTGAAGAAATTACATTCCGGTCTGCATAAGAAATATTGTACGAAGAAATATGAAAAAGTTGTAGAAAAACTTGGCCGACTTAAACAACAATATTCCCGTTCGGCTCAACATTATCAAGTAGATGTAGACAAGGACGAAAAAACAGGCAATGCCTCACAGGTTACCTGGAAACGGAAAGACAAACAAAACACCCAGGCTACGCATCCTGGTGTGTACTGCCTTCGAACGAATCATACCCAGCTTGATGAATCAGCGTTGTGGCACACTTACACCATGTTGACAGAGCTGGAAGCCGTTTTTCGATGTCTTAAATCGGAGCTGGGGCTACGTCCTATTCATCATCAGATTACAAGTAGAGTGAGCGGGCATCTGTTCATTACTCTGCTCGCATACCATTTGGTCCATTCAATTCGTTACCGGTTGAAACAACATAATATTCATTCGAGCTGGGATGGTTTAAGAAGACAGCTTGATGGTCAAGTTCTCACGACAACATCAATGAAATGTGAAGATGGTGAAATGCTTCACATAAGGAAAAGTACAGCACCAGAACCAAGACAACAGATAATCTATGATGCCCTTGAAATGCCGTACTATCCCGGCGGGACAGTAAGAAAAAAGATGAAAATAAAAAAATCTGTGGTGCCAAGAACGAATCATCAAAACCCTTAA
- a CDS encoding tetratricopeptide repeat protein — MDNRFENKGKDQNVAQGDGAIGKQINDNRSTTQTIEGNENITAGRDVNITNNNHPTARPIIPRQLPSLDACFLGRDKDLTDLIDQLHPGKVVDVCGPGGMGKSALAAQAVHKLAEDRFPDGIVFHSFYGHPETEQPLQTICAAFQVEAKAGLETTVKGLLANRKALLILDGTEEADNLKAVLDLRSTCGVLITSRKRDDARGFRLDLVPLEDEPAAEVLREHSRLAADDTAVQGICTILGGWPVGLRIAGRYLSSRGESAADYLRWLKKRPFRKLRTGEHQEDNAALLLERSVEQVSADAVQALRLAGVLAFAPVSLMPFALAMYTEDEDTDELELRSNEALGELVRYGLLETTEKGWKISHALIHTYARTELALSRDTLERLAEYYIWFCTEQSKAGLSGYALLDGERAHCLRLIAACLESGLWQGVKGLVGAISTYLDRQGWWTEKLAALKMNLTAAHQTKDQWGEAWCLNSLGYTCKRRGDLDNALIWYKQSLPIFQQLGERKEEGAVLNNIAMVYQQQDKYELALQICQQSLSIWQEVGTREGEGAALNNIGLLYMYQDEWDTASTYLEQALPIRQEAGDEIGVGQTLNNIAEIYRAQGNPSKAMEYHEQALAIRKEQGDRAGEAESCWRISRSYEDLGDLAKTEEYMVLAVQIKEAIGTPDAEECRDGLEQVRAERRRG; from the coding sequence ATGGATAACCGATTCGAGAACAAAGGCAAAGACCAGAACGTCGCGCAAGGTGATGGGGCTATCGGTAAGCAGATTAACGACAACAGATCCACCACCCAGACCATTGAGGGCAATGAGAACATTACCGCAGGCAGGGATGTTAACATAACGAATAATAATCATCCGACTGCCCGGCCCATCATCCCCCGCCAGCTGCCGTCCTTAGATGCCTGCTTCCTCGGCAGGGATAAGGATCTTACTGATTTAATTGATCAGCTGCATCCCGGAAAGGTGGTAGACGTCTGCGGGCCGGGCGGGATGGGCAAGTCTGCGCTGGCTGCTCAGGCGGTACATAAGCTGGCGGAAGATCGCTTCCCGGACGGCATTGTTTTTCACAGCTTCTATGGACATCCCGAGACCGAGCAGCCCCTGCAAACCATTTGCGCAGCCTTTCAGGTAGAGGCAAAGGCGGGGCTTGAGACCACGGTGAAAGGTCTTCTTGCCAACAGGAAGGCCCTGCTCATTCTCGATGGTACGGAGGAGGCGGATAATCTGAAAGCGGTACTTGATCTGCGGAGCACCTGCGGGGTGCTGATTACCAGCAGGAAGCGGGACGATGCCCGTGGCTTTCGGCTTGACCTGGTTCCGCTGGAAGATGAACCGGCAGCAGAGGTGCTGAGGGAACACAGCAGGCTTGCAGCGGATGATACTGCTGTGCAGGGCATCTGTACGATACTGGGCGGCTGGCCCGTGGGCCTGCGCATTGCAGGCCGTTATCTCAGCAGCAGGGGGGAGAGCGCGGCAGACTATCTGCGCTGGCTGAAGAAGCGGCCCTTCAGGAAGCTGCGTACCGGCGAGCATCAGGAGGACAACGCGGCCCTGCTGCTGGAGCGCAGCGTGGAGCAGGTGAGTGCAGATGCTGTTCAGGCCCTGCGCCTAGCCGGGGTGCTTGCCTTTGCGCCCGTCAGCCTGATGCCGTTCGCCTTAGCCATGTATACGGAGGATGAAGACACGGACGAGCTTGAGCTGCGCAGCAACGAGGCCCTGGGCGAGCTGGTCAGGTACGGCCTGCTGGAGACGACCGAGAAAGGCTGGAAGATAAGCCATGCCCTGATCCACACCTACGCCCGTACCGAGCTGGCTCTGAGTAGGGATACCCTGGAACGGCTTGCCGAGTATTATATATGGTTCTGCACGGAACAAAGCAAGGCAGGCCTGTCTGGATATGCCCTACTGGATGGCGAGCGGGCGCATTGCCTGCGGCTGATAGCGGCCTGCCTGGAGAGCGGGCTATGGCAGGGGGTGAAAGGCTTGGTCGGGGCAATTTCTACCTACTTAGATCGGCAGGGCTGGTGGACAGAGAAACTGGCCGCCCTGAAGATGAACCTGACTGCGGCTCATCAAACTAAAGATCAATGGGGTGAAGCGTGGTGCCTGAACAGCTTGGGATACACCTGCAAACGGCGAGGTGATCTTGATAACGCATTGATATGGTATAAACAAAGCCTGCCCATATTCCAACAACTCGGAGAAAGAAAGGAAGAAGGCGCAGTCCTGAACAACATCGCTATGGTTTATCAGCAACAGGACAAATACGAGTTAGCCTTGCAGATATGTCAGCAGAGCTTAAGCATCTGGCAAGAGGTCGGCACCCGAGAGGGGGAAGGTGCGGCTCTGAATAATATCGGTCTGCTTTATATGTACCAAGACGAATGGGACACAGCCTCGACATATCTTGAGCAGGCCCTCCCTATCAGGCAGGAAGCTGGTGATGAGATTGGAGTAGGCCAAACCCTGAACAACATTGCCGAGATCTACCGTGCGCAGGGCAACCCGAGCAAGGCGATGGAATATCATGAACAAGCCTTGGCGATACGGAAGGAGCAGGGTGACCGGGCTGGAGAGGCAGAGAGCTGCTGGCGAATCAGTCGCTCCTATGAAGACTTGGGCGACCTTGCCAAGACTGAGGAATACATGGTTCTGGCCGTGCAAATTAAAGAAGCCATCGGCACTCCAGATGCGGAAGAATGCCGCGACGGCCTAGAACAGGTGCGGGCCGAACGGCGGCGGGGGTAG
- a CDS encoding DUF4070 domain-containing protein, with the protein MNHATYKHYGSKKGCKRIYLIAPKHPNNFWSMQGTADVLGAKTLMPNSALATLMALTPAGVDIQYALADENVSEINFDHPCDLVVITGGTLHAPRINDLCDQFKQKGRQVALGGTYASIEHDRCEGLADYLFIGEAEYTWPLFLKQWTTGIAQKVYTQEGYIDMKDSPPPDWSLVSAGDYVNISIQTSRGCPNQCDFCDVIQYVGRRYRTKSIEQILVELQNALDIGARTVFFSDDNFLGNKKFTEELLSRVIEWNVKQARPLSFSTQITVQVADDDALLKMFADARFSVLFLGVETVRKESLAEVHKSQNVDRDIFERIRKISRYGIVPFIGLIVGFDSDDEGIFEDLENFLNVTASPIAGISLLNAPRHTPLYKRLQQENRLADNSFAGEWQLQSNIIPKQMSPERLATLYWDLFQKIYKPEYFEDRFLRWLQHVDYFSTIYVNKKADPKQMVFGIRIFTYFIFHADRDVRALFFRMLRKTWKINPKLVKRFFTVITQYSHFHSFVEQGRMK; encoded by the coding sequence ATGAATCATGCAACGTATAAACATTATGGATCAAAAAAGGGTTGCAAAAGAATCTATCTGATAGCTCCAAAGCATCCGAATAATTTTTGGTCCATGCAGGGAACAGCGGATGTGCTGGGGGCTAAAACCCTGATGCCGAATTCAGCCTTGGCGACCCTGATGGCCTTGACGCCAGCCGGAGTTGACATTCAGTATGCACTGGCCGATGAAAATGTCAGCGAAATAAATTTCGATCATCCCTGTGATCTTGTCGTCATAACCGGAGGCACGCTTCATGCCCCGCGAATCAATGATCTCTGTGATCAGTTTAAACAGAAAGGGAGACAGGTCGCCCTCGGAGGCACCTACGCCTCTATTGAACATGACAGATGTGAGGGGTTGGCGGATTACCTCTTTATTGGGGAAGCTGAATACACCTGGCCGCTTTTCCTGAAGCAATGGACAACCGGCATTGCTCAGAAAGTGTATACCCAGGAAGGCTATATTGACATGAAGGATAGCCCGCCTCCTGACTGGTCCCTGGTATCCGCCGGAGACTATGTTAATATCAGCATTCAGACCAGCAGGGGATGCCCCAATCAATGTGATTTTTGTGACGTGATACAGTATGTGGGCAGGAGGTACCGGACGAAATCCATTGAGCAGATCTTGGTGGAGCTGCAGAATGCGCTGGACATCGGCGCGAGAACGGTTTTCTTTTCAGATGATAATTTTCTCGGTAATAAGAAATTCACCGAAGAACTGCTCAGCCGGGTGATTGAATGGAACGTCAAGCAGGCAAGGCCTCTGTCGTTTTCAACCCAGATCACGGTTCAGGTCGCTGACGATGATGCGTTGCTGAAGATGTTTGCCGACGCAAGATTTTCCGTCCTGTTTCTCGGAGTGGAAACTGTGAGAAAGGAAAGCCTAGCAGAGGTACACAAAAGTCAGAACGTGGACAGAGATATCTTCGAGAGAATCCGTAAGATATCCCGCTATGGCATTGTTCCCTTTATTGGCCTGATTGTCGGCTTTGATAGCGATGATGAGGGAATTTTCGAGGACTTGGAGAATTTTCTTAACGTAACCGCCAGCCCGATTGCCGGTATCAGTCTGTTAAATGCGCCTCGCCATACCCCCCTCTATAAACGACTCCAGCAAGAGAACCGTTTGGCCGACAATAGTTTCGCCGGAGAATGGCAGCTCCAGTCTAATATCATTCCCAAACAGATGAGTCCTGAGCGGTTAGCCACCTTATATTGGGATCTCTTTCAGAAAATATACAAACCAGAATATTTTGAGGACCGCTTCCTGCGATGGTTACAACATGTTGATTATTTCAGTACCATCTATGTGAATAAAAAGGCTGACCCAAAACAGATGGTGTTTGGGATCAGGATTTTCACATATTTTATCTTTCATGCGGATCGGGATGTTCGAGCGCTGTTTTTTAGAATGCTGCGAAAGACCTGGAAAATAAATCCGAAGTTAGTGAAACGTTTTTTTACCGTGATTACCCAGTACAGCCATTTCCACAGCTTTGTTGAACAAGGGCGGATGAAATAG
- a CDS encoding GGGtGRT protein: protein MALFEGYERRIDKINAALAEHGIKDLEEARKMSTDAGLDVYSIVKEVQPICFENACWAYIAGAAVALKKGQTKAVDIASTLGIGLQAFCIPGSVAENRKVGIGHGNLAAMLLNEETRCFAFLAGHESFAAAEGAIGLAQSANRVRTEPLRVILNGLGKDAAYIISRINGFTYVRTQFDYASSALDIVSEKPFSEGLRAQVRCYGADDVREGVAINHHEGVDVSITGNSTNPTRFQHPVAGTYKKECLEQGKKYFSVASGGGTGRTLHPDNMAAGPASYGMTDTMGRMHSDAQFAGSSSVPAHVEMMGFIGMGNNPMVGASVAVAVAMEQACKS, encoded by the coding sequence ATGGCCTTATTTGAAGGATACGAACGAAGAATCGATAAGATCAATGCGGCTCTGGCCGAGCACGGTATTAAGGATCTTGAGGAAGCCCGCAAAATGAGCACGGATGCGGGCCTTGATGTGTACAGCATTGTAAAAGAAGTGCAACCCATCTGCTTTGAAAACGCCTGTTGGGCCTATATTGCCGGGGCTGCTGTGGCTCTGAAAAAAGGCCAGACCAAGGCGGTGGATATCGCCTCGACCCTGGGTATCGGTCTCCAAGCCTTTTGTATTCCCGGCTCGGTTGCTGAAAACCGTAAGGTGGGTATCGGTCACGGTAATCTGGCTGCCATGCTGCTCAACGAAGAAACCCGTTGCTTCGCCTTTCTGGCCGGGCACGAGTCCTTTGCCGCTGCGGAAGGGGCCATCGGTCTTGCTCAGTCCGCAAACCGAGTGCGCACTGAGCCCTTGCGGGTCATCCTCAACGGTCTGGGCAAGGATGCTGCTTATATCATCTCCCGGATCAACGGCTTCACCTATGTGAGGACCCAGTTTGATTATGCCAGCAGTGCCTTGGATATTGTGTCGGAAAAACCTTTCTCTGAGGGACTTCGGGCTCAGGTACGCTGCTATGGCGCTGATGATGTCCGTGAGGGTGTGGCTATCAACCATCATGAAGGGGTGGATGTCTCTATCACCGGTAATTCCACCAACCCGACCCGCTTCCAGCATCCTGTAGCAGGTACCTATAAAAAGGAATGCCTGGAGCAGGGCAAAAAGTACTTCTCTGTTGCCTCGGGCGGCGGTACCGGTCGAACGCTGCATCCAGATAATATGGCTGCTGGACCGGCCTCCTACGGCATGACCGACACCATGGGTAGGATGCATTCCGATGCCCAGTTCGCCGGGTCTTCCTCGGTTCCGGCCCATGTGGAAATGATGGGCTTTATCGGCATGGGCAATAATCCTATGGTTGGTGCTTCGGTTGCAGTTGCGGTTGCTATGGAGCAGGCTTGTAAGTCCTAA
- the queC gene encoding 7-cyano-7-deazaguanine synthase QueC, with translation MSIKRKKAVILLSGGLDSTTVLAIARSRGFQCYCLSFRYGQKQDIELQRAAAIAQNMEAAEHLVLRLDLGAIGGSALTSNIEVPKDREVAEMEQEIPVTYVPARNIIFLSHALAWAEVIGATDIFLGINAVDYSGYPDCRPEFLKAFERAANLGTKEGSTGSPFTLHAPLIELSKKEIIEVGNQLGVDYSKTHSCYDPADDLACGHCDACILRLRGFAEAGLEDPAPYVAST, from the coding sequence ATGAGCATAAAACGAAAAAAAGCAGTTATTCTCCTCAGCGGCGGCTTGGACTCCACAACAGTCCTGGCCATTGCCCGATCCAGGGGCTTTCAATGCTATTGCCTTAGCTTTCGCTACGGTCAAAAGCAGGATATTGAATTGCAGCGGGCCGCAGCCATTGCCCAGAATATGGAAGCGGCTGAGCATCTGGTCCTCCGCCTGGACCTAGGGGCCATCGGCGGGTCCGCCCTGACCTCAAACATAGAGGTGCCCAAGGATCGGGAGGTCGCGGAGATGGAGCAGGAAATCCCGGTCACCTATGTCCCGGCTCGCAATATCATCTTCCTCTCCCATGCCCTGGCCTGGGCCGAGGTGATCGGAGCCACAGATATCTTTCTCGGTATTAATGCGGTGGATTACAGCGGTTATCCGGATTGTCGTCCTGAATTCCTCAAGGCCTTTGAGCGGGCCGCCAATCTGGGCACCAAGGAGGGCAGCACCGGCTCTCCCTTTACCCTGCATGCGCCCCTGATTGAGCTGAGTAAAAAAGAAATCATCGAGGTGGGCAACCAGCTGGGGGTGGATTACTCCAAGACCCATAGCTGCTACGATCCTGCGGATGACCTTGCCTGCGGTCATTGCGATGCCTGTATCCTGCGGCTGCGCGGCTTTGCTGAGGCCGGGCTGGAAGATCCGGCACCCTATGTCGCGTCAACCTGA
- the sfsA gene encoding DNA/RNA nuclease SfsA, with translation MEDPFLPAFSAGGERAVAFIFLYGTCCTRRFWNRAGRLEKTREKPLKKDQNHILMHLPPLRQHGTLLRRYKRFLADIVLVDGTELTVHCPNSGAMRGCSAPGSPVIISKSDNPKRKYAWTLEMVQDNGVWIGVNTSMTNKLVHEAFTSGVIDVFGRIKAVQPEVKVSDKSRLDFLLQAEAGSVYVEVKNCSLVEEDKAMFPDAVTARGTKHLHELARLIDKETRAAVLFCVQRADGRCFAPARHIDPVYAETLAEVQKQGVEVLAYRAEVSPEEVRIMSAMEICPEFLEKQPGEKKETRMNKG, from the coding sequence ATGGAAGATCCTTTTCTTCCTGCCTTTTCAGCAGGGGGTGAAAGAGCTGTTGCATTTATTTTTCTCTATGGTACTTGTTGTACCCGGCGTTTCTGGAACAGGGCAGGTCGCCTGGAAAAGACAAGAGAAAAACCCCTGAAAAAAGATCAAAATCATATTCTTATGCACCTCCCACCCCTTCGTCAGCACGGCACCCTGCTGCGACGCTATAAACGCTTTCTCGCTGATATCGTCCTTGTTGACGGCACCGAACTGACCGTGCATTGTCCCAACTCCGGTGCCATGCGCGGCTGCTCTGCACCGGGCAGCCCGGTTATTATCTCCAAGTCGGATAATCCCAAGCGAAAATATGCCTGGACCTTGGAAATGGTGCAGGATAACGGAGTCTGGATTGGGGTCAATACCAGCATGACCAATAAGCTGGTCCATGAGGCCTTCACAAGCGGCGTGATTGATGTCTTTGGCCGGATCAAAGCTGTGCAGCCGGAAGTCAAGGTCTCGGATAAAAGCCGCCTTGATTTTTTGCTGCAAGCAGAGGCCGGGTCGGTTTATGTTGAGGTGAAAAACTGCTCTCTGGTGGAAGAGGACAAGGCCATGTTCCCAGATGCGGTCACAGCTAGGGGCACCAAGCATCTGCATGAGCTTGCTCGCCTGATTGATAAGGAAACACGGGCTGCGGTGCTGTTCTGTGTGCAGCGGGCGGACGGTCGTTGTTTTGCCCCGGCCCGGCATATTGATCCGGTATACGCAGAAACCTTGGCTGAGGTGCAGAAGCAGGGAGTGGAGGTGCTTGCCTATCGGGCCGAAGTCAGCCCGGAAGAGGTACGCATTATGTCAGCAATGGAAATATGCCCGGAATTCCTGGAAAAACAGCCAGGAGAGAAGAAAGAAACAAGGATGAACAAGGGATGA
- a CDS encoding transposase produces MLKDENNRLKGEQGCPIIRPKTQSGDISSESDRKKKKTTKQPKRKKRNFVIHEKKSCPVDKEKLPADAVPKGHDTVVVQDIIIEVKNTAFKREVYYSASENRRIIGALPIEYQGGFGPGIRTLVLCLYNDSNMSQPKIHSLLQTVGVEISPATISRIITDDVTCFHDEKSEIVSAGLQATNYQNADDTSARVNGANFYNHVLCSPYYTAYFTRAKKNRLTLLEIFSEGELTFQLNSQTIELLSDFNLSEKQRQRLTPFLSERIMERSEMDALLSRLFPDPGKQKTNRQRILEACAVTAFRHQGRPFPILICDDAPQFKGITEHLGLCWVHEGRHYKKLQPFMENNREKLAKVLSDFWDYYHCLRSYKEAPSKAEAERLSEQFDTLFLQTTGYDQLDDRLRKTWAKKDNLLLVLQYPHIPLHNNSAELGARVQARKRDVSFQTKNEKGTQAKDTMMTVVETAKKMSVNVFEYIHDRISKKYEMPSLASIISSQSQHTASDPA; encoded by the coding sequence TTGCTCAAAGACGAGAACAACCGTCTCAAAGGAGAGCAGGGGTGTCCGATAATTCGACCCAAAACACAATCTGGTGATATTTCATCGGAGTCGGACCGTAAAAAGAAAAAAACAACAAAGCAACCCAAACGGAAAAAACGCAATTTTGTTATCCATGAGAAAAAAAGCTGCCCAGTGGATAAGGAAAAATTACCCGCTGATGCTGTACCAAAAGGACACGATACCGTTGTTGTTCAGGATATTATTATAGAGGTGAAAAACACCGCCTTTAAGCGGGAAGTCTATTATTCAGCATCAGAAAACCGACGAATCATCGGCGCATTACCCATTGAATATCAAGGTGGTTTCGGCCCCGGCATCAGGACATTGGTCCTCTGCTTATATAATGACTCCAACATGAGTCAGCCTAAAATCCATAGCTTGTTGCAGACAGTCGGTGTTGAAATCTCACCAGCAACAATTTCTCGCATAATAACAGACGATGTTACCTGTTTTCACGACGAAAAATCTGAAATTGTCTCGGCTGGTCTTCAAGCAACGAATTATCAGAATGCTGATGATACCAGTGCTCGTGTCAATGGCGCCAATTTCTACAACCATGTACTCTGCAGCCCCTATTATACAGCATATTTTACCAGAGCGAAGAAGAATCGCCTGACTCTGCTGGAAATATTCAGTGAAGGCGAATTGACCTTCCAGCTAAACTCGCAAACCATTGAACTGTTAAGTGACTTTAACCTGTCTGAAAAACAGCGGCAACGTCTGACACCATTTTTAAGTGAACGCATAATGGAGCGTTCTGAAATGGATGCTTTGTTGAGTAGGCTGTTTCCTGACCCTGGCAAACAGAAAACGAATCGTCAACGCATTTTGGAAGCCTGTGCTGTGACAGCGTTTCGTCATCAGGGCCGCCCGTTTCCGATCCTTATCTGTGATGATGCCCCTCAGTTTAAGGGGATCACCGAACATCTTGGTCTATGCTGGGTCCACGAAGGCAGGCATTACAAGAAACTGCAGCCGTTCATGGAAAATAATCGCGAGAAACTGGCAAAAGTGCTCAGTGACTTTTGGGATTATTACCATTGCCTGCGGAGCTATAAAGAGGCTCCCTCCAAGGCTGAAGCTGAACGTCTTTCCGAGCAGTTCGACACCTTATTCCTGCAAACAACAGGCTATGATCAGCTAGATGACCGTTTACGGAAAACATGGGCCAAGAAGGATAATCTTCTGCTTGTCCTGCAATATCCGCACATTCCTTTGCATAATAATTCTGCGGAACTTGGTGCCAGAGTTCAGGCACGAAAACGGGATGTCAGTTTCCAGACGAAAAACGAAAAAGGGACTCAAGCAAAAGACACCATGATGACTGTGGTCGAAACTGCAAAAAAAATGTCGGTCAATGTGTTTGAATACATCCATGACCGTATCAGCAAAAAGTACGAAATGCCCTCCTTGGCATCCATCATTTCATCTCAATCTCAGCATACTGCTTCCGACCCCGCCTGA
- a CDS encoding XTP/dITP diphosphatase yields the protein MNNIIVLATNNQNKVKEFQALIKDFPIEVKCLKDYGPLPEAIEDGATFEDNAYKKAYHYARVLGVPALADDSGLVVDALDGAPGVYSARYSGEDASDWDNCEKLLQEMQGKTDRTARFQCVLSLATPGGPALTWEGSCEGKITEERQGDSGFGYDPVFYYEDFGKTFAEVGMAEKSAVSHRGKAMQELSSELDKVTTWLRQRMEEIKPKKPDHAEFEHNDWSQERMV from the coding sequence ATGAACAACATTATTGTTCTTGCCACCAATAACCAGAATAAGGTCAAAGAGTTTCAAGCGTTGATAAAGGATTTTCCAATTGAGGTAAAATGTCTGAAAGACTACGGCCCCTTGCCTGAAGCGATTGAAGATGGCGCGACCTTTGAGGATAATGCCTATAAAAAGGCCTATCATTACGCACGAGTCCTCGGCGTACCAGCACTTGCCGATGATTCCGGCCTGGTAGTGGATGCCCTTGACGGAGCACCTGGCGTCTATTCTGCCCGCTATAGCGGTGAGGATGCCAGTGACTGGGATAATTGCGAAAAACTGCTTCAGGAGATGCAAGGGAAAACAGACCGTACAGCCCGTTTTCAATGCGTTCTCTCTTTAGCAACACCGGGAGGCCCGGCCTTGACCTGGGAAGGCAGCTGTGAGGGGAAAATCACAGAAGAGCGCCAGGGTGATTCAGGCTTTGGTTATGACCCGGTTTTTTACTACGAGGACTTTGGCAAAACCTTTGCCGAGGTAGGCATGGCAGAAAAAAGCGCGGTCAGTCATCGGGGCAAGGCTATGCAGGAGCTAAGCTCTGAGCTAGACAAGGTGACGACCTGGCTTCGTCAGCGTATGGAAGAGATTAAACCCAAAAAGCCGGATCATGCTGAATTCGAGCATAATGACTGGTCGCAGGAGAGGATGGTCTAA
- a CDS encoding choice-of-anchor Q domain-containing protein, whose amino-acid sequence MADNGGPTMTHALVKGSPAVDLDRECSTNLAEDQRGEPRPLGKGCDAGSFESVYSVSPKAMPWIYMLLL is encoded by the coding sequence TTGGCAGACAACGGCGGTCCTACCATGACCCATGCCTTGGTGAAAGGCAGTCCGGCTGTTGATTTGGACAGAGAATGTAGCACCAATCTAGCTGAAGATCAGCGCGGTGAACCCCGCCCGCTCGGCAAAGGCTGCGACGCCGGTTCTTTTGAATCCGTCTACAGCGTATCACCAAAGGCCATGCCGTGGATCTATATGTTGCTTTTGTAA
- the tsaA gene encoding tRNA (N6-threonylcarbamoyladenosine(37)-N6)-methyltransferase TrmO, with amino-acid sequence MHPPELHFIGKVHSDILTIKDAPKFHAESDRTGTLEIYPQYQEGLKGIAVGQTIVVLCWFHQADRDTLQVYPRGDKSRGLHGVFATRSPMRPNPIAISELKVLAVEGCRIEVSGLDILNGTPIVDIKNIPS; translated from the coding sequence ATGCACCCTCCTGAACTCCATTTTATTGGCAAAGTCCACAGCGACATCCTCACCATCAAGGATGCCCCGAAATTTCACGCCGAGTCAGATCGCACCGGAACCTTGGAAATCTATCCTCAATACCAAGAAGGGTTAAAAGGCATCGCCGTAGGTCAGACCATCGTTGTCCTCTGTTGGTTTCATCAGGCTGATCGGGACACCCTGCAAGTCTATCCGCGCGGTGATAAGTCAAGAGGCTTACACGGTGTGTTCGCCACTCGCAGCCCTATGCGGCCCAATCCCATTGCCATTTCTGAGCTGAAAGTCTTGGCCGTGGAGGGCTGCCGAATTGAAGTTTCTGGCCTGGACATCCTTAACGGCACGCCCATTGTGGATATCAAAAATATTCCATCCTGA